A DNA window from Vigna unguiculata cultivar IT97K-499-35 chromosome 10, ASM411807v1, whole genome shotgun sequence contains the following coding sequences:
- the LOC114165331 gene encoding zinc finger BED domain-containing protein RICESLEEPER 1-like produces the protein MDVATRWNSTYLMLETAIRYRRAFGCLAIRDKNYVHCPSSDEWKRAEKMCEFLKPFYVMTNLISGSSYPTSNHYFMQIWKIECLLRENANSDDLTIKDMSLTMMKKFSKYWDHYRDILAIGAILDPRMKFETIRFCYSKINHSTCEDKIKVLKDNMYKLFEEYDKLNPNESNNSSSQVSPPTQLASFTNDEPVMDAFDEYVDYFSQHVNDTGRSELDLYLYEGNLHPNFFDKLDVLSYWRDRRDRYPNLSKMACDVLSIPITTFASEFAFSLGSRVLHLSLLNIKEEKGESLRAYIDRFGTVALKVKYLDYRSIWHYMVNDLLISLFVDDVCMNPLANMNELRQRTAKFMRVEDTRKYKTQAKAAVTLINAGSGKFYDI, from the exons ATGGATGTTGCtactagatggaattctacCTATCTTATGCTTGAAACTGCAATTAGATATCGACGTGCCTTTGGATGCTTGGCTATTCGTGATAAAAATTATGTTCATTGTCCATCAAGTGATGAGTGGAAAAGGGCTGAAAAAATGTGTGAGTTCTTGAAGCCATTTTATGTAATGACTAATTTGATTTCAGGTTCTTCTTATCCAACTTCTAATCATTACTTCATGCAAATTTGGAAAATTGAATGTTTGTTGCGGGAAAATGCAAATAGTGATGATTTGACGATTAAAGATATGTCATTGACTATGATGAAAAAGTTTAGTAAGTATTGGGATCATTATCGTGACATTCTTGCTATTGGGGCTATTCTTGATCCACGGATGAAGTTTGAAACAATCCGATTTTGTTATTCAAAGATTAATCATTCTACTTGTGAAGACAAGATTAAAGTCTTAAAGGATAACATGTATAAGTTGTTTGAAGAATATGACAAATTAAATCCAAATGAGTCAAACAATTCAAGTTCTCAAGTTTCCCCTCCAACACAACTTGCTTCTTTTACGAATGATGAGCCAGTGATGGATGCATTTGAT GAATATGTTGATTACTTCAGTCAACATGTAAATGACACAGGAAGGTCTGAATTGGATCTTTATTTGTATGAAGGCAATCTTcatccaaatttttttgataagTTGGATGTATTGAGCTATTGGAGGGATCGTCGAGATCGTTATCCAAACTTGTCTAAGATGGCTTGTGACGTGCTTAGCATTCCAATCACTACCTTTGCTAGTGAGTTTGCCTTTAGTCTTGGTTCTCGT GTCTTACACCTCTCTCTGCTCAACATAAAGGAAGAGAAAGGTGAATCCTTAAGGGCTTACATTGATCGTTTTGGGACTGTGGCCCTCAAAGTAAAATACCTAGATTATAGAAGCATCTGGCATTACATGGTCAACGACCTACTGATAAGCCTTTTTGTAGATGATGTGTGCATGAATCCCCTAGCCAACATGAACGAGTTAAGACAACGCACCGCCAAGTTCATGAGGGTGGAAGACACGAGGAAATACAAAACTCAAGCTAAGGCTGCAGTCactttaataaatgcgggtagtgggaagttttatgacatttaa